The DNA region TACCCCGCGTTTAAAGAATTCTTCGGCATGGAAGATGCCATTGAGCAAATTGTTTCTTATTTCAAACACGCTGCGCAGGGTCTCGAAGAACAGAAACAGATTCTTTACTTACTGGGTCCGGTTGGAGGTGGCAAATCGTCACTCGCAGAGAAACTCAAAAAACTGATGGAAGCCTTTCCCATTTACGCGATCAAAGACTCCCCGGTATTCGAATCACCGATGGGTCTGTTTGACCCATTTGAAGATGCTCAGATACTGCAAGAAGAGTACGGCATTTCATCCCGCTATTTAAGCAAGATAATGTCCCCTTGGGCCGTTAAACGATTGAACGAGTTTGGTGGCGACATTTCAAAATTTCGCGTGGTGAAACTTAAGCCTTCGATACTCAACCAAATCGCCATCGCTAAAACTGAACCTGGCGATGAAAATAATCAAGACATTTCAGCGCTCGTGGGTAAGGTTGACATACGAAAGCTTGAAGCCTTTGCTCAGAATGACGCGGATGCCTACAGTTACTCCGGCTCCCTTTGCCGAGCAAACCAAGGCATCATGGAATTTGTCGAAATGTTCAAAGCTCCGATAAAAGTTTTGCATCCACTACTAACAGCAACCCAAGAAGGCAACTACAACAGTACCGAAGGCTTATCAGCTCTTCCTTTTGAAGGAACCATTTTGGCTCACTCTAACGAATCTGAGTGGCAAAGTTTCAAAAACAATAAGAATAATGAGGCGTTTCTTGACCGCGTTTACATTGTTAAAGTGCCCTATTGTTTACGGGTCTCTGAAGAAATGAAAATTTACGACAAGTTACTACTAAATAGTTCATTGTCAGAAGCCCCCTGCGCTCCTAGCACCTTGAAGATGTTGGCACAGTTCAGTGTTCTTTCGCGCTTGAAAGAACCTGAAAACTCAAGCATCTACTCAAAAATGCGTGTCTACGACGGCGAAAGTTTAAAAGACACCGATCCAAAAGCAAAGTCTTATCAAGAGTATCAAGATTACGCGGGTGTCGATGAAGGGATGACCGGATTATCAACTCGCTTCGCCTTTAAAATTTTATCTCGCGTATTTAATTTCGACCAAACAGAAGTCGCCGCAAATCCAGTGCACTTATTGTATGTACTTGAACAACAGATTGCGCGAGAACAATATCCTCAAGAAATACACGATCGCTACTTAGAACACATCAAAGGATTTTTAGTCCCTAATTACATCGAGTTTATCGGCAAAGAGATCCAAACCGCTTACCTAGAGTCTTATTCAGAATATGGGCAAAATATCTTCGACCGCTACGTCACCTATGCTGACTTTTGGATCCAAGATCAAGAATACCGAGATCCAGAAACGGGTGAAAACTTTGATCGAGCATCGCTCAATGAAGAGTTGGAAAAAATTGAAAAACCCGCGGGTATTTCAAACCCGAAAGACTTTCGTAATGAAGTGGTTAATTTTGTACTTAGAGCAAGAGCGAACAATCAAGGCAATAATCCTAACTGGACCAGCTATGAAAAACTTCGCACCGTCATTGAAAAGAAAATGTTTTCAAATACGGAAGATTTACTTCCCGTTATTTCTTTCAGCGCCAAAGCCTCTGAAGAAGATAAGAAAAAACACGAAAACTTTGTTTCTCGGATGGTCGAAAAAGGTTATACCGAAAAACAAGTTCGCCTACTCTGCGAATGGTACTTACGTGTTCGTAAAGCATCTTAAAAAATTAGCAGGGGTATACGATTATGGCACAGCTTATCGATCGGCGACCGAATGCGAAGAACAAAAGTACCGTCAATCGACAGCGCTTCATTAGGCGATATAAACAACAAATAAAGCGCGCGATCACTGACCAAATTGGTCAACGCAGTGTCACCGATATGGAACAAGGAGAAAAAATATCGATACCTGCGAAAGATATTAAAGAACCGACTTTTCGCAGTGGTGACGGCGGAGTAAAACAACGTGTTTATCCAGGAAACAAAGAATTTGTCCCTGGCGATCAAATTAAACGTCCGCCTCCCGGAGGCGCGGGTCAAGGTGGACGACGAGCCAGTGACGATGGTGAGGGACAAGATGATTTTCTCTTTGAAATTTCAAAAGATGAATATCTTGATATATTATTCGATGATCTCGAGTTGCCGAACCTAAAGCGCAACCAGTTAAAAAAGATGACCAAAACGCGTTCCGTTCGAGCTGGATATACTACCGATGGAGTACCAACCAATATTAGTATTGTGCGATCGCTTAAATCTGCAATGGCACGTCGAATTGCACTTTCAGCAAGCCCTAAGAAACGCCTGCAAGAATTACAGGCGGAATACGACCAGCTCGTCGATCAAACGCCTCCTCCCACTCAGCGTTTAAACGAACTTAAAGATGAGATAGCCTTACTCGAAGAAAAAATTAAGAAAATTCCATTCATTGATACGTTTGATCTTCGTTTTAATAATTACGCTAAACGTCCAGATCCGACGTCACAAGCTGTCATGTTTTGCGTTATGGACGTATCAGGATCCATGGACCAAGCAACGAAAGATATGGCCAAGCGCTTTTACATTCTACTCTATCTATTTTTAACTCGGAGCTACAAAGATGTGGATGTTGTATTTATTCGACATCACACTCAAGCCAAAGAGGTCGATGAGCAAGAGTTTTTCTACTCTCAAGAAACTGGAGGAACGATTGTATCGAGTGCTCTGAAGTTAATGGATAAAATAATTAAAGAGCGTTATCCGCTTGATCAATGG from Pleionea litopenaei includes:
- a CDS encoding PrkA family serine protein kinase gives rise to the protein MSIFDKYQQRYEDHQQEEYSLQEYLELCKEDPMAYASSAERMLHAIGEPELIDTAHDPRLSRIFSNKVIARYPAFKEFFGMEDAIEQIVSYFKHAAQGLEEQKQILYLLGPVGGGKSSLAEKLKKLMEAFPIYAIKDSPVFESPMGLFDPFEDAQILQEEYGISSRYLSKIMSPWAVKRLNEFGGDISKFRVVKLKPSILNQIAIAKTEPGDENNQDISALVGKVDIRKLEAFAQNDADAYSYSGSLCRANQGIMEFVEMFKAPIKVLHPLLTATQEGNYNSTEGLSALPFEGTILAHSNESEWQSFKNNKNNEAFLDRVYIVKVPYCLRVSEEMKIYDKLLLNSSLSEAPCAPSTLKMLAQFSVLSRLKEPENSSIYSKMRVYDGESLKDTDPKAKSYQEYQDYAGVDEGMTGLSTRFAFKILSRVFNFDQTEVAANPVHLLYVLEQQIAREQYPQEIHDRYLEHIKGFLVPNYIEFIGKEIQTAYLESYSEYGQNIFDRYVTYADFWIQDQEYRDPETGENFDRASLNEELEKIEKPAGISNPKDFRNEVVNFVLRARANNQGNNPNWTSYEKLRTVIEKKMFSNTEDLLPVISFSAKASEEDKKKHENFVSRMVEKGYTEKQVRLLCEWYLRVRKAS
- a CDS encoding YeaH/YhbH family protein is translated as MAQLIDRRPNAKNKSTVNRQRFIRRYKQQIKRAITDQIGQRSVTDMEQGEKISIPAKDIKEPTFRSGDGGVKQRVYPGNKEFVPGDQIKRPPPGGAGQGGRRASDDGEGQDDFLFEISKDEYLDILFDDLELPNLKRNQLKKMTKTRSVRAGYTTDGVPTNISIVRSLKSAMARRIALSASPKKRLQELQAEYDQLVDQTPPPTQRLNELKDEIALLEEKIKKIPFIDTFDLRFNNYAKRPDPTSQAVMFCVMDVSGSMDQATKDMAKRFYILLYLFLTRSYKDVDVVFIRHHTQAKEVDEQEFFYSQETGGTIVSSALKLMDKIIKERYPLDQWNIYAAQASDGDNWNDDSPLCKKILSKDLLPAVRYFAYVEITQRDHQSLWHQYESLLGQFDNFAIQHITQQSDIYPVFREFFRKQAA